From one Deinococcus sp. NW-56 genomic stretch:
- a CDS encoding penicillin-binding protein 2, whose product MRHNFFRASDYRVARRASLIAFLTLISFMALAVTLAQLTAPPQDSPVPLHAGAGTRGRLVSADGQILAGGPLQRRQYPQGTVAAQLVGFVGAAGGLEGLERVYDAQLQRGETLNLTLDTRVQAAVEQILADAVARTDAQYATAIVMETRTGDIKAMASTPGFDANAWRGASPDRWRNRAALDEYEPGSVVKALTVAALLNEGRTTPDTVYDTPMWRRYAGATINDIVGHPKRLKTRQILRYSSNVGMTRLVEDVPPAVLHRYFTAYGFGQPGPLALPSGDGLLLEAEDWGALSQATMSFGQGMTVTTLQLVAAFNVIANNGLYVSPQLILGKRPQARRVLSTATAASMREMLHSVIDEGIQSRAELPGYHVGGKTGTAQVVVDGRYSSQVFSSTFAGFVPADQPLFTVAVMVRGAKREYQGSQVAAPIFRDATATLLSLQGIPPRVERPRAQQRDKEE is encoded by the coding sequence GTGCGACACAACTTTTTTCGTGCCAGTGATTACCGGGTGGCCCGTCGGGCGAGCCTGATCGCATTTCTGACGCTGATCTCTTTTATGGCCCTCGCGGTGACGCTGGCCCAGCTTACGGCGCCACCTCAGGACTCCCCAGTGCCGCTGCACGCCGGCGCAGGCACCCGCGGGCGACTCGTCAGTGCCGACGGTCAGATTCTGGCAGGAGGACCCTTGCAGCGGCGCCAGTACCCTCAAGGGACGGTGGCGGCGCAACTCGTGGGGTTCGTGGGTGCTGCCGGCGGTCTGGAAGGCTTGGAGCGCGTCTATGATGCCCAGCTCCAGCGTGGAGAGACACTGAACCTGACATTGGACACGCGGGTCCAGGCGGCGGTCGAGCAGATTCTGGCCGACGCGGTGGCCCGCACGGACGCCCAGTACGCGACGGCCATCGTGATGGAAACCCGGACCGGAGACATCAAAGCCATGGCCTCCACCCCAGGATTTGATGCCAATGCGTGGCGAGGGGCTTCCCCTGACCGTTGGCGCAACCGTGCGGCGCTGGACGAATACGAACCGGGGAGTGTGGTGAAGGCCCTGACGGTCGCGGCCCTGCTGAACGAGGGGCGGACCACACCGGACACGGTGTATGACACGCCCATGTGGCGCCGGTATGCGGGGGCCACCATCAATGACATCGTGGGGCATCCGAAGCGCCTGAAGACCCGGCAGATCCTGCGGTACTCCAGCAACGTCGGCATGACGCGCCTGGTCGAGGACGTGCCGCCCGCAGTGCTGCACCGTTACTTCACCGCGTATGGCTTCGGGCAACCGGGGCCACTCGCGCTTCCATCCGGAGATGGACTGCTCCTGGAGGCGGAGGACTGGGGAGCCCTCTCGCAGGCCACCATGTCGTTTGGGCAGGGAATGACCGTCACGACCCTGCAACTGGTGGCGGCCTTTAACGTGATCGCCAACAATGGGCTGTACGTCTCGCCGCAGCTGATCCTCGGCAAACGTCCGCAGGCGCGGAGGGTCCTGAGCACGGCGACCGCTGCAAGCATGCGGGAGATGCTCCACAGCGTTATCGACGAGGGCATTCAATCCAGAGCCGAGCTCCCTGGGTATCACGTAGGTGGAAAGACCGGAACGGCGCAGGTTGTGGTCGACGGGCGGTACAGCAGCCAGGTGTTCTCCAGCACCTTCGCGGGTTTCGTTCCGGCAGATCAGCCGCTGTTTACGGTTGCTGTGATGGTTCGCGGCGCGAAACGCGAGTACCAGGGGTCGCAGGTGGCCGCGCCGATCTTCCGGGACGCGACGGCCACCCTGCTGTCTCTTCAGGGGATCCCCCCCAGGGTCGAGCGCCCGCGCGCTCAACAGCGGGACAAAGAGGAGTGA
- a CDS encoding Pycsar system effector family protein — protein MVALLSVTPRVRIVPRQPSVRPQDTDNLLFYGHAAHYDPQTYLERFSFLVGQAPGDTTPYDWALAQQIISNADICLAKYTAFTWAMRATLYAIITCMVILALGALTPLY, from the coding sequence ATGGTAGCCTTGCTCAGCGTCACACCCAGGGTCCGGATCGTGCCCCGCCAGCCGAGTGTCAGACCGCAGGACACTGACAATCTTCTCTTCTACGGTCACGCGGCTCACTACGACCCTCAGACTTATCTGGAACGGTTCTCCTTCCTGGTTGGTCAAGCGCCCGGCGACACGACCCCGTACGATTGGGCTTTGGCCCAGCAGATCATCTCCAATGCCGACATCTGCCTGGCCAAGTACACGGCCTTCACGTGGGCCATGCGGGCGACGCTCTACGCCATCATCACCTGCATGGTCATTCTGGCTCTTGGAGCTTTGACACCGCTCTACTGA
- a CDS encoding IS982 family transposase translates to MGRYRLHHSLGRRTVIRQLHRWAKRHFSDHKRFKHQKLSDALLVALLLSRLVFKHPFPSIWWQILREDRSGLPSYTQAYTRGLRLLERLEAIVSPPKWCGEVIIDSMPLPVCRPKRGKRCAFPGARWGFGTQGDVYGYKLHAWVTPNGEIVQYLLKPANLHDTTVSYELNRRWPEFGGPKIIGDKGYCCLGYVFPPKKNSRYDTGWREDRHPKLRKRIETVFSQLVEAQIRSVQTKTLASLRFRVVLAIIAHNLAPP, encoded by the coding sequence ATGGGTAGATACCGTCTCCACCACAGTTTAGGTCGGCGAACCGTCATTCGTCAGCTTCACCGCTGGGCCAAACGGCATTTCAGCGACCACAAGCGATTCAAACACCAGAAGCTCAGCGATGCGCTGTTGGTGGCATTGCTGCTCAGCCGTCTCGTCTTCAAGCATCCGTTTCCGTCGATTTGGTGGCAGATACTGAGGGAAGATCGGAGCGGTCTTCCCTCGTACACCCAGGCTTACACCCGTGGCCTCCGTCTCCTGGAGCGCCTCGAAGCCATCGTCAGCCCTCCCAAATGGTGCGGAGAGGTCATCATCGACTCCATGCCACTGCCCGTCTGCCGACCCAAACGAGGGAAACGCTGCGCGTTTCCTGGCGCTCGGTGGGGCTTTGGGACGCAGGGCGACGTGTACGGCTACAAGCTCCACGCTTGGGTGACGCCGAACGGTGAAATCGTCCAGTACCTGCTGAAACCTGCCAACCTGCACGACACTACGGTCAGCTACGAGCTGAACCGAAGATGGCCGGAGTTCGGCGGGCCAAAGATCATCGGTGATAAGGGCTACTGCTGCCTGGGATACGTATTTCCACCGAAGAAAAATTCCCGGTACGACACCGGGTGGCGGGAAGACCGCCACCCGAAGTTACGCAAGCGCATTGAAACCGTCTTCTCCCAATTGGTGGAGGCCCAAATCCGTTCCGTGCAGACGAAGACGCTCGCCTCACTTCGCTTCCGTGTTGTCCTGGCCATCATCGCCCACAACCTTGCTCCGCCCTAA